The Coffea arabica cultivar ET-39 chromosome 4e, Coffea Arabica ET-39 HiFi, whole genome shotgun sequence genome includes a window with the following:
- the LOC140005481 gene encoding uncharacterized protein: MDKTWMKISNRKDKAYELGVKNFLKFAYSQKVENQKIPCPCTQCNNFCNQTKTVVEDHLLTQDIRKSYTRWIHRGEQFRHQNCGDSTEHGDGEEDSDTEDLNDMLHDIGTAQWGDNWAGREESTDDSLNENHSDTDNFLKLLEDAKKELYPGNHFYSKLSFVVTLLHLKTMSGWTIKSFNALLEIFRHALPPEATVPKSFADAKKLIRDLGFKSEKIHACVNDCVLFHKENENLDTCPNLNCKEPRYKMAGSRVPRKVLRYFPLKHRLQRLYTHKEIGSDMRWHKEKYVHDDNIMRHPADSEAWKHFDRLHPDFAVDPRNVRLGLATDGFNPFGTMSSAYSIWPIYLVPYNLPPWKCMRDPFFFLSMLIPGPKSPGNEIDVYMEPLIDELNEMWLGVETYDAYSGKKFDLRAALLWTINDFSAYAMLSGWSTKGYQACPICMVETTCVHLPHRKKLCYTGHRRFLPIDHSWRREKKPFDGNVDFRNPVVPLSGNEILDQVQNMEINFGKTKAQSNAKKRKRSESGLNWTKKSCFFELPYWADLLLRHNLDLMHVSKISQRLSLPQLWILKTKPKTTGCVVKI, from the coding sequence ATGGATAAAACTTGGATGAAGATTAGCAATAGGAAGGACAAGGCTTATGAACTCGGAGTCAAAAATTTCCTCAAGTTTGCATATtctcaaaaagttgaaaatcagaaaatcccaTGCCCATGTACACAATGCAATAATTTTTGTAACCAAACTAAAACAGTTGTGGAGGATCATTTATTGACTCAAGACATTCGTAAAAGCTACACAAGATGGATACACCGTGGGGAACAATTTCGACACCAAAATTGTGGGGATAGTACTGAACATGGGGATGGAGAGGAGGATAGTGATACTGAAGATTTAAATGACATGTTGCACGACATTGGGACAGCACAATGGGGGGACAATTGGGCTGGTAGGGAAGAATCAACAGATGATAGTCTAAATGAGAATCATAGTGACACAGATAACTTTCTTAAATTGTTAGAAGATGCAAAAAAGGAGCTGTATCCAGGGAATCATTTTTACTCAAAGCTATCCTTTGTAGTCACTTTGCTCCATTTGAAAACAATGAGCGGGTGGACTATAAAGTCCTTCAATgcattgctggaaatttttagGCATGCACTACCTCCTGAAGCCACAGTTCCCAAGTCTTTTGCTGATGCTAAGAAGCTCATTCGAGACTTAGGTTTTAAATCTGAAAAAATCCATGCTTGTGTCAATGATTGTGTTCTCTTCCacaaggaaaatgaaaatttagacACTTGTCCAAATCTAAATTGTAAAGAACCTCGCTACAAGATGGCAGGTTCAAGAGTTCCACGCAAAGTTTTGCGTTACTTTCCTTTGAAGCATAGGCTGCAACGATTATATACCCACAAAGAAATAGGTTCAGATATGAGATGGCATAAAGAAAAGTATGTGCATGATGATAACATCATGCGGCATCCAGCAGACAGTGAAGCATGGAAACACTTTGATAGGTTGCATCCGGACTTCGCCGTTGATCCTAGAAATGTGAGGTTAGGTCTTGCAACTGATGGTTTCAATCCTTTTGGGACCATGAGTAGTGCTTATAGCATCTGGCCTATTTATCTAGTGCCATACAATCTGCCCCCTTGGAAGTGTATGAGagatcctttctttttcctatcAATGCTAATTCCTGGGCCTAAATCCCCGGGAAATGAGATTGATGTTTACATGGAGCCTCTAATAGATGAACTGAATGAAATGTGGCTTGGTGTTGAAACATATGATGCATATAGTGGCAAGAAATTTGACCTCCGGGCAGCTTTACTATGGACTATAAATGATTTTTCAGCTTATGCAATGCTGTCCGGATGGAGTACGAAAGGGTATCAAGCATGTCCTATTTGCATGGTTGAGACAACTTGCGTACATTTACCACACCGAAAAAAGTTGTGTTACACAGGTCATCGCCGCTTCTTACCCATTGACCATTCTTGGCGGCGAGAAAAAAAACCTTTCGATGGCAATGTGGACTTTAGGAATCCTGTTGTACCTTTATctggaaatgaaattttggatcaGGTACAAAATATGGAGATAAATTTTGGGAAGACCAAGGCGCAATCCAATGCAAAGAAACGCAAGCGTTCTGAGAGTGGTTTGAACTGGACAAAGAAAAGTTGTTTCTTTGAGTTACCATATTGGGCAGACCTCCTTCTTAGGCATAATTTGGATTTAATGCATGTGTCAAAAATATCTCAGAGGCTGTCATTGCCACAATTATGGATATTGAAAACAAAACCAAAGACCACTGGTTGTGTCGTCAAGATTTGA